TCCGATGCACTAAGAGCGCATATTCTGCAATTAGAGCAAGAAGCTGAAGCCGAACGGAGTTCGGTGGCGTTTTCGTCCGCAATGGCAGGTAAGCCGCCAGAAGGCGCCAAAGCCGATGGACCGTAATTGATCACTGGCCCTTCACGTCGGGCCGTGGAGATCATGCTCATCTCGTTGAAATGAAGCTGACAATCCTTCTGGCGGTAAGCTGCGCGCGGCCAGTGCGACATCCGCGCCCGATGATCGCTTGCAGCCCGTCCCTTCGCAAACAGCACGGCCGGGGTCCGGCAGGTCCCGTAACGTGAGCGTCGCGGGGCAATTGGCAGGACGGCTCGAACAGCGCCCCGCTAATATTACTTTGATATGAGTGCCCCTCACGTCCGCCGACCAACTGCGATCGATCATTGCGGCACTGCTGGACCTCTTCTTGCCCAGAAAGGGCAGGGCCGCTATCGCCATCAACAACGCGGATATTTTGAGCCAGCGCAAAGCCTATCCGCCGCGTGTCCGGTAATCGGTTGGAGAGGGAAGAAAGGCATTCCGAATGCGACCGGACTTGGCACAAGCCTACGGGCAGCACCGGCTGCCACGCTACACCAGCTATCCGACGGCTCCCCATTTCTCAGCTTCGATTTGCGAATCCGACTATCAAACGTGGCTCAAGTCGTTGGGCGCCCAGCAATCCGCCTCGATCTACGTGCACGTGCCGTTTTGTCGACGCATGTGCTGGTATTGTGGCTGCCACACGTCTGTCACGAAGCGCCAGGAGCCGATCTCGATCTATGCAGCGGGACTACGGACCGAAGCTTACCTCGTTGCAGAAACCCTTGGCCGACGGCAACCGATCTCTCATATCCACTTCGGGGGCGGCACCCCGACGATCATGACGCCTGAAACGTTCGCTGATCTGGTAGGTTCGTTGCGCCATTCATTCGCGGTCCTGCCTGATGCCGAGATTGCCGTAGAGATCGATCCACGCATGTTGAGCGAGCCGATGGCCGAGGCGCTGGGCTATTGCGGGGTCAACCGGGCGAGCCTTGGAGTCCAGAGCTTCGATCCAGTTGTTCAGCAGGGCATCAACCGGCTGCAGAGCTTCGGACAGACCGCGACCTCGGTCGATCGGTTGCGCCGCGCCGGTGTCGACCGTATCAATTTCGACCTGCTCTATGGCCTGCCCCGGCAGACGGTCGCTTCGTGCCTGGATACGGTCACCAGATGCCTCGAGCTTCATCCGGACCGGTTTTCGGCCTTTGGCTACGCGCACATTCCTTCCTTCAAGAAGCATCAACGTAGGATCGATGCATCCACCCTCCCCGACAGCGTCGCGCGCCACGTCCAATCCGAAACGATCACGGAAGCTTTGGTTGATGCGGGATATGTCCGCGTCGGAATCGATCACTTCGCCCTACCGGACGACAATCTCGCCCTGGCGAGGCAGCAAGGCAGGCTGAGGCGCAATTTCCAAGGCTATACTGACGATAGCGCGGACACCCTGATTGGTCTGGGCGCCAGCGCCATCGGCCGTATGCAACAGGGCTTTGTCGCGAACGCCGTCCAAACGAAGGACTACCTCGCTCGCATCAGCGAGGATCGGCTCGCCATCGCAAAGGGCTATTTACTGACTGACGACGATCGCTTCCACGCCGAGATCATCGAACGAATCATGTGCGATTTAACGGTCGATCTTTGCGAGACATCCCGTCGTTATGGCCGGGACCCAAGCTTAGCCGTCGTCGATCGTTCTGGTCTCGACGGCCTTATCGCCGACGGCGTCGTGGTGATGGATGATGGCCGGCTTTCCGTAGCCGGTGGCGCAGAGTTCCTGGCCCGCAGCGTCGCATCGATCTTCGACGCTCACCTTACTCGGACCGGAGCTACCCATAGTCTGGCGGTCTAAACCGACTAAGCCGAGCCGAGCCGTTTCAGATCCGAGCGCGACATCGCGTAACTGGCTTATGCTTTGGATCGCGACCAGTCGCCACGCTGAAGAGCACAACTGATTGGCATCCCTGTTCGCGGTCCCTCTGCGTCGAGCCGCACAAGGTTTCCAGCAGAGGTTGGAACAAAAACTTGACTAGAGCAATGACTACCTGACGCCAGACCAATAGCAAGCCGCTCATTGCAAGATCGAGGGCGACCCTGCGCGTGAGGATCGCTTTGGTCCGCGGCTCGATCTCGCCCACCGGGTTCGCCATCAAGAGCAGCAACGCCATCCGCCGCGAGATGCGGCGCCGCGCCGCCGTCGAGCCTGTGATCGGCCATCTCAAGGACGACCACCGAATGCGCCGCAACCATCTCAAGGGCCGCGATGGCAACCGCATCAACGCCGTGCTCGCCGCCGCCGGCTACAACTTCAGCCTGCTCCGCCACTAGTTCACGGAACTTTTACGCGTCCTGCTCTGGATACGCTGTCGCCGTCTATCGCAACGCCTCGCGTAAAACGGTGCTCAGAA
This Bradyrhizobium sp. CCBAU 53421 DNA region includes the following protein-coding sequences:
- the hemN gene encoding oxygen-independent coproporphyrinogen III oxidase, with product MRPDLAQAYGQHRLPRYTSYPTAPHFSASICESDYQTWLKSLGAQQSASIYVHVPFCRRMCWYCGCHTSVTKRQEPISIYAAGLRTEAYLVAETLGRRQPISHIHFGGGTPTIMTPETFADLVGSLRHSFAVLPDAEIAVEIDPRMLSEPMAEALGYCGVNRASLGVQSFDPVVQQGINRLQSFGQTATSVDRLRRAGVDRINFDLLYGLPRQTVASCLDTVTRCLELHPDRFSAFGYAHIPSFKKHQRRIDASTLPDSVARHVQSETITEALVDAGYVRVGIDHFALPDDNLALARQQGRLRRNFQGYTDDSADTLIGLGASAIGRMQQGFVANAVQTKDYLARISEDRLAIAKGYLLTDDDRFHAEIIERIMCDLTVDLCETSRRYGRDPSLAVVDRSGLDGLIADGVVVMDDGRLSVAGGAEFLARSVASIFDAHLTRTGATHSLAV